From Sphingomonas sp. PAMC26645:
GGCTGGATGTGTCGCCGGCCGATATCGATCGCGCGGAGGAGCAATACCGGTCGCGCGACAAGGAGCGGTTGCAGTTGCAGATCGACTCCGGCGACATGCGCGCGGCACGTGCCGAGACCGCGAAACGCTTTCCCTGGGGGAATGATACGCAATGATCATCGCCATTCTTGCGGCCTTGTCGGGCGCGATCGCGGTTGCGGCGGGAGCTTTCGGTGCGCATGGCGCGAGCGGGTCGGCGGCGGAGTGGCTGAAAACCGGCGCGCAGTATCAACTGGTCCACGTCGTCGCGGCGCTGGTCGCGATCCGGATGGAAGCGCGCGGGCCGGCATGGCTGTTCGTGGTCGGCGCGGCGATCTTCGCGCTGACGTTGTACGCGATGGCGCTGGGCACCCCGCGCTGGTTTGGTGCAATTACACCGATCGGCGGGGCGTTGCTGATCGGCGGTTGGTTGTGGCTGGCGTGGAGTGCGGCTCGCTCTTAGCAGAATTGTTCACCCGCGAAGGGGGGTGCCCAGACTGGGCACCCCCCTTCGCGGGTGAACAATCTTCCTGCTGGTACTCTGGCGCTACCGCTTCTTCCGGCAGGCGTCGGAACAGTAGATCACGCTGTCCCAGTCGCGCGCCCACTTCTTTCGCCACGTGAACGGCCGTTCGCAAGCCGGACACACCTTGGTCGGCAGGTTTTGCTTGGCGACACCGTTGGGCATCAGCGGGGCTGCGCGTCGAGGAAGGTCTCGACGTCAGCGAGGTCGACCGTCTTGTCGAGATACGTCTGGCCTATCCCGCGCGCGAGCAGGAAGGGTAAAGTGCCCGCCGCCATCTTCTTGTCGTGTCGCATGTGATCGACGAGCCGAGCACCGTTCGCGCCGATCTTCGCCGCTGCGAGACCGTCGGGCAGCCCGACGTCGCGCCAGTGCGCCGCTACTCGCTGAGCGTCCTGACCCGAGCAAATCCCCTGCGCCGCGGAAAACCCGAACGCCAGCGAACAGCCCGCCGCAACGCCCTCGCCGTGGATCAGCGCCTGCGAGAACCCGGTCTCCGCCTCCAGCGCATGGCCGAAGGTGTGGCCGAGATTGAGTAGCGCACGCGTCCCGTTGGTCTCGTGCTCGTCCGCAGCGACGATCCGCGCCTTCGCCGAAACGCTGTGCGCGATCGCGTATTCGCGCAGGCCGATGTCGCCCGCCAGCAATGCGGCGCCATTCGCCTCGCACCATTCGAAGAACGCGAAGTCGTCGATCAAGCCGTATTTCACGACCTCGGCATAGCCCGCGCGCAACTCGCGGATCGGCAGCGTGTCGAGCACCTGCGGATCGATCAGCACCATCACGGGCTGGTGGAACGCGCCGATCAAATTCTTGCCGGCCTTCGTGTTGATCGCGGTCTTGCCGCCGACCGAGCTGTCGACCTGCGCCAGCAGGCTCGTCGGAATCTGGACGAAGTTGCACCCGCGCTTCAGGATCGAGCAGGCGAACCCGACCAGGTCCCCCATCACACCGCCACCCAGCGCAACGACGTGATCGCCGCGCTCGACACCGAGTTCGAGCAGCCGGTCGCACAGCATCTCCAGCGTCGCCCAGCTCTTGCTGCCCTCGCCCGGCGCAAGGACAATCGCCTCCGACGCGATCCCCGCCGCAGTCAGCGAAGCCTGCAGCGTCGCCAGATGCACCGACAAATTCTCGTCGGTGACGATTGTCACGCGCCGGCCCTTCGCAAGCGGCGCAAGGAACTCGCCGGCCCGCGCGATCAACCCCGCTTCGATATGAATGGGGTAGGTCCGCGCACCCAGTTCAACGGTAACGGTCTTCATCGGCCAAGCGCTCTCAGGATAGCGGCGACGGTCGCTTCGTGCGGCGTCTTGTTGCTGACAATATGGATATGCGCCTGCGCGTAGATCGGGTTGCGCACGCGCGCCAGTTCGGCAAGCACTTTCCCCGCGTCGCGGTTACGCAGCAGCGGGCGGGTGTCGCGCCGCCCCACGCGTTCGACGAGAATGTCGGGATGTGCACTCAGCCACACCGACACCGCGTCGCGCAGGATCAGCGCCCGCGTGTCGTCGTTGATGAACGCGCCGCCGCCGGTCGCGATGATCTTGGGCGTACCGTCGATCAGCCGCGCGATCACGCGGCGCTCGCCGTCGCGGAAATAGTCCTCGCCGTATTTAGCGAAGATCTCGGCGACGGTCATCCCCGACGCGGCCTCGATCTCGTGGTCGGCATCGACGAACGGCAGGTTCATGCGCAGCGCGAGGCGGCGGCCGACGGTGGTCTTGCCGACGCCCATCAGCCCGACGAGGACGATCGGGCGATCGATCGGGGCAGGGCGGCGACCGCCCGAAGGTCCGCCGGAAGGGTTGTGGCTTTGCAACATCGTAGCCCGCGCTATACAGCGGCACCGCGCGAGGGCAAAAGCTCTTGGCGCGCGATTTTCTGCCCCGTTCACTACCCCCGTCCACTACAAGGTTACGTCGTATGTCCCGTTTCATCGTCTCGGTCGTCGTCGTTCTTGTGGTCGTGGTCGGCGGCCTGTTCCTGCTGGCAGGGCGCGCGACCGAGCGTCCGCAGAGCCACGTCGAAAAGGCCGTGACGCTTGCGAACCTCTCTTAAGGCATCCTTAGCGGCGGCGGTTGCCGTCGGAGCCTTGGTCGCGCTGGCACCCGCAACCGGCCAGGATCGCCCCGAATCGATCCTGCCGCCGGGGTTCGGCGAACCGACGCCCGCTCCTGCACCACGACCAGCGCCGCCTGCCGGTACGCAGCCGACCCGTCCGACCGATCCCGCGCAACCGACCGCTCCGGTTCCGGCACCCGTACAGCCAGGCGCGATGATCCAGCCTTTGCCGCCGACGACGCCGGGCGACGCGCCGCTGGTGCCCCCTGTCGCGACGCCTGCTCCGGTCGATCCGGCGGTGCTCGCGCAGTACGAGATGCCGGCGTCCGCGCGGCGCTCGCTTGCGACGGTCGGCCCGGTCACGGCGAGCGAAGGCGGGCTTGATACCGATGCGTTCGGTGAGGCGGACGGCCAATATGTCGAGACGCTGATGCGCCGCCTGAGTGCGCCGTTGCCGTCGCGCTGGATGTCGATCCTGTTGCGGCGCGCGCTGGTGTCGCATGTCGATACGCCAAGCCGTACCAACGGCGCCGACTTCGCCGCCGAGCGCGCGTGGCTGTTGCTGCGGATGGGCGAATCGGTCGCCGCGCGTGCGGTTGCGCAGAACGTCGACACCGACAACTACACGCCGAAACTCTATCAGGTCGCGATGAACACCGCGCTGGCGACCGGCGATCCGGCGGGCCTGTGTCCGCTGGTGACGGGTGCGATGCGCTTTGCCCCAGCGCGGGGCTGGACGATGGCGCAGGCGATGTGTGCCGGGCTGTCGGGCAATCCCGCTCAGGCCAGCCCGCTGATCGCGACCGCCAAGCGCCGCAATGTCGCCAGCGGTGTCGACCTGCTGCTCGCCCAGAAGGTAGTCGGCGCCGGTGCGCAGGGGCGTCAGGCCGTGACGATCGAATGGGACGGCGTCGACCGGCTGACCGCGTGGCGGTTCGGGCTCGCGATGGCGACCGGCGTCACCGTGCCGGACGAGCTGTACGGTACGGCGGGGCCGCAGGTGAAATATTGGCAGGCGCTGTCGCCCTCCGTCGCGCTCGGCGATCGACTGGCCCCGGCTGAGGCTGCCGCGGGGCAGGGGGTGCTGTCCAGCGCCGCGCTCGTCGATCTCTACGCTGCGGCTGCGACCGACGACGATACGCAGAGTGGCGCGACCGCGACCGCCAACGATCTCCAGACGGCCTATGCCGACCGCAACCCTGATTCGCGGCTAACCGCGCTGCGTCAGCTGTGGGGCGGGGCGAACGCGCGTCCGAGCTATGCGCGGCTCGTGCTGACCGCGCGGGCGGCGTCCCGGTTGAACCCCAATCTCGCCAAAGCCGACGCCGATCGTCTGGTTGCATCGATGCTGTCCGCCGGACTCGATCGCACCGCGGCGCGCTGGCTAAGCTCGGTGCCCGCCGGCAGCGACGCCTGGGCGATGATAATGCTCAGCGATCCCGACGCGTATCGCCGCCTCAGCTATTCCGACCTTGCGTCCTATACCGGTGGCGAAGGCGACTCGGCGTTGAAGCAGCGCATGTTGTTCGCAGGGTTGGCAGGCCTCGGTCGCCTCAACCAGGGCGATATCGAACGTGCGGCACAGTCGCTCGGCGTTCGGATCGGCGCGGACAATGCCTGGACCCGCGCGCTAGATCGCGCGGCGCGGGACGGCCAGGCCGGGACCGTCGTCCTGCTCGCGGCGGTCGGCATGCAGGCGGGGAGTTGGAAGGACATCCCCCCGGAAGCACTGTACCGTATCGTCGGCGCGTTGCGCGGCGTCGGTCTCGACGGCGAAGCGCGGATGATCGCGGCCGAGGCGATCGCGCGCGCGTGAGCCACGCCAGCGATCGCGCGCTGATCGATCGGTTCCTGGAAATGATGACCGCGGAGGTGGGTGCTGCGGCGAACACGGTGGCGGCCTATCGCAGCGACCTGACGCTTGCCTCGCAGGCGCTGGAAGGCGGATTGGCCGACGCGGATGCCGACGCGTTGGCCAAGCTGGCGAGCGGGTGGTCTGCCTTGTCCCGCTCGACTGTGGGCCGGAAGTCCGCCTCGCTCCGCCGCTTCTTCGCGTTCCTCGCCGACGAAGGCCATCGTGCCGACGATCCCGGCAAGGCGCTCCCGCGGCCGGGAACAGTACGCACCTTGCCCAAAATCCTCAGCCACGCCGACGTCGACCGGCTCTTCGCCGCGATCGCCGAGCGCGCCGCACGCGATCCGCTCGACCCCAACGACCTGCGCCTTTCCGCCTTGTTCGAGCTTCTCTACGGCTCCGGCCTGCGCGCGACCGAACTCGTCAGCCTGCCGCGCAACGCGGTCCATCCCGACCGCCCGTTCCTGATCCTGCGCGGCAAGGGCGGACGCGAGCGGCTCGTCCCCATCTCCGACCGAGCGCGCGCCGCCGTCGCCATCTGGCGCACCCACGTCGCGGCGGATCGCTTGTGGCTGTTCCCCTCGGGCAAAGGCCATCTCTCGCGCATCCGCCTGTATCAACTTGTGAAGGCGATCGCCGCCGAGGCAGGCATCCCCCCCGACCGCGTCAGCCCGCACGTCCTGCGCCACGCCTTCGCCACGCATCTGCTCGCCGGTGGTGCGGACCTGCGCGCGCTGCAATCGATGCTCGGCCATGCCGACATCGCCACCACGGAAATCTACACGCACGTCGATTCGAGCCGCCTCGTCGAACTCGTCAACACGCGTCACCCGCTCGCGGATATGCCGCCGCGTTGACGCGAGCGATCCCGCGCCGTAACCGCCGCTGATGCCAAGCTTCCTCGACTTCGAGAAACCGATCGCCGAACTCCAGGGCCGGATCGACGAACTCCGCGACACCGCCGCCGAAGGCAGCGTCGACCTTGCCACCGACATCGCCCGCTTGCAGGCGAAGTCCGACAAGCTGTTGAAGGACACGTTCGCACGCCTGACCCCGTGGCAGAAGACGCAGGTCGCGCGCCATCCCGAGCGTCCGCACTTCAAGGATTACGTCGCCGCGCTGTTCGACGAGTTCGTCCCGCTCGCGGGCGACCGAGCCTTCGGCGACGACCAGGCGATCATCGGCGGCTTCGCAACGTTCCGTGGGCGTAAGATCATGGTGCTCGGCCACGAGAAGGGTGACGACACCGCGAGCCGCCTCCGCCACAATTTCGGCATGGGCAAGCCCGAGGGGTACCGCAAGGCGATCCGTCTGGTCGAACTCGCCGACCGATTCGGCCTGCCGATCGTCACGTTGGTCGACACTTCCGGCGCGTTCCCCGGCATCCAGGCCGAAGAGCGTGGCCAGGCCGAGGCGATCGCGCGCTCGACCGAAGCCTGCCTCAACGCCGGCGTCCCGATCGTCTCGGCGATCGTCGGTGAAGGCGGCTCGGGCGGCGCGGTCGCGCTCGCCGCGGGCAACCGCGTGCTGATGTTCGAACACGCGGTCTATTCGGTGATCAGCCCGGAAGGCTGCGCGTCGATCCTGTGGCGCACCGCCGACAAGGCCCCCGAGGCCGCCGAAGCGATGCGTATCACTGCGCAAGACCTGAAGTCGTTCGGCGTGATCGACGACATCGTCCCCGAGCCGCTGGGTGGCGCGCACCGCGACCGTGCAGCCGCGATCGAGTCGCTCGCCGACGCTCTGTCGTCTGCGCTCAGGGACCTCGCGCCGCTCACGCCGAGCGAACTTCGCAAGGACCGCCAAGCCAAGTTCCTCAAGATGGGCCGTCTCTGAGCCACGCAGAAAGGGCGGCGGAACCGAGGTTCCGCCGCCCTTTGAACTCGCAAGTCGTGCTGGAGAGCGGTCGCGCATGCGCCGCTCTCCAGCGCGATGATTACGTGGTCGAGGTGTTCAGCTTGGTCGAGACGTTGTTGAACGTCTTGGTCAGGCTGGTGCCCAGGCCCTGCATCGCGGCGATCGCGGCAACGGCGATCAGCGCGGCGATCAGGCCGTATTCGATTGCGGTCGCACCCTTGGAATTCTTGAAAAACTTGCGGATCGTCTTCATTCCGGTCTCCATCGTTTCGATTGCGTCTGTGTCACCCGGCTGCACCGGACGGACCGGATCAGCGATTTGAGAGATACAAGTGGTTTGTTGAGAAAGGTTTAAGGCGGCCGCCGTTTCTTGTTCGGCTCAGTGCGCGTTGGCGACCTTGCTATTGACGTTGCCCCACATGCCCGTCGTCGTATCGGCGAGCGCGGTGAGGCCGGCGATCATTGCGATCACGACCAGCGCAATGATGAGCCCGTATTCGATCGCAGTCGCACCCCGGTTTTCACGCAGCACGCGCGCGATCGTTCGGATGACGGCATGCGTCGCGACGGATATAGGGCTCATGGATGCGGTCTAATCGCGGGGAAATTAAGGAATGACCAACGATCCGTCCGTATCGGGACCGATCCCGGCCGCGCCGTTGCTGCTTGTCGTAGCGGCCGCGCTCGTCGATCTCGAAGGCCGCGTGCTCTTGCAGCAACGTCCGGAAGGCAAGTCGCTCGCGGGTCTGTGGGAGTTCCCCGGCGGCAAGGTCGAGCCTGGCGAGACCCCCGAGGCGGCGTTGATCCGCGAGCTCGAGGAGGAGTTGGCGATCACCGTGCCGCACGCCTGCCTCGCGCCCGCCACGTTCGCCAGCGCGCCGCTCGGCGATCGCCATTTGCTGTTGTTGCTCTACATCACGCGCAAATGGACCGGCGTGCCGCGGGCGCTCGAAGCCACCGCACTACGCTGGGTGAGGCCGAACGAGATGCACGCGCTGCCGATGCCGCCCGCCGATCGTCCATTGATCGGCCTCTTGGATGCACTGATCTGATTGTGTCGTGCCTTCGATAAGGGGATCCGCCGCAACGCGTTCAGATGTCTCGAACAATGCGCCCGACATGCCCGTCCGTTGGTTGATGCGCGGGTATGTCGGCTCGTCCTAATCTTTGGCTCGTCACCAAGGCGGGTCGGCATACTCCGAGTTCAAAAAAGCGCTTGATCCCGGACGCTTGCAGGCGCATGAAATCCGAGCCGGCTACGTCCCAAGACCGTATCCGGCCATCCGGACTGCGGCTCGCGCGCGTTATTCCCTTTTCTCGAGCGAGCCGTTTCCGTCGATGACGGAACACCGATCTCGAACGATCCGGCTCCATGCATCTACTTCGGTCCAACCACCACGGTGCACCGTCGGATTCGACACCCGCGTTCTTACCGAACGGTCTGATCTCGTCGGACCATGGGGCGCAATCTCACGCCCAGGCTGATGACCAGGGGCCAGAATATGGTGTTGCCGATATCCGAAAGCGTGTCGGCCCAGCGCATGCCGTAGTTGAGGTAGT
This genomic window contains:
- a CDS encoding DUF423 domain-containing protein yields the protein MIIAILAALSGAIAVAAGAFGAHGASGSAAEWLKTGAQYQLVHVVAALVAIRMEARGPAWLFVVGAAIFALTLYAMALGTPRWFGAITPIGGALLIGGWLWLAWSAARS
- a CDS encoding DUF2256 domain-containing protein; amino-acid sequence: MPNGVAKQNLPTKVCPACERPFTWRKKWARDWDSVIYCSDACRKKR
- the aroB gene encoding 3-dehydroquinate synthase; this encodes MKTVTVELGARTYPIHIEAGLIARAGEFLAPLAKGRRVTIVTDENLSVHLATLQASLTAAGIASEAIVLAPGEGSKSWATLEMLCDRLLELGVERGDHVVALGGGVMGDLVGFACSILKRGCNFVQIPTSLLAQVDSSVGGKTAINTKAGKNLIGAFHQPVMVLIDPQVLDTLPIRELRAGYAEVVKYGLIDDFAFFEWCEANGAALLAGDIGLREYAIAHSVSAKARIVAADEHETNGTRALLNLGHTFGHALEAETGFSQALIHGEGVAAGCSLAFGFSAAQGICSGQDAQRVAAHWRDVGLPDGLAAAKIGANGARLVDHMRHDKKMAAGTLPFLLARGIGQTYLDKTVDLADVETFLDAQPR
- a CDS encoding shikimate kinase translates to MLQSHNPSGGPSGGRRPAPIDRPIVLVGLMGVGKTTVGRRLALRMNLPFVDADHEIEAASGMTVAEIFAKYGEDYFRDGERRVIARLIDGTPKIIATGGGAFINDDTRALILRDAVSVWLSAHPDILVERVGRRDTRPLLRNRDAGKVLAELARVRNPIYAQAHIHIVSNKTPHEATVAAILRALGR
- a CDS encoding tyrosine-type recombinase/integrase, producing the protein MSHASDRALIDRFLEMMTAEVGAAANTVAAYRSDLTLASQALEGGLADADADALAKLASGWSALSRSTVGRKSASLRRFFAFLADEGHRADDPGKALPRPGTVRTLPKILSHADVDRLFAAIAERAARDPLDPNDLRLSALFELLYGSGLRATELVSLPRNAVHPDRPFLILRGKGGRERLVPISDRARAAVAIWRTHVAADRLWLFPSGKGHLSRIRLYQLVKAIAAEAGIPPDRVSPHVLRHAFATHLLAGGADLRALQSMLGHADIATTEIYTHVDSSRLVELVNTRHPLADMPPR
- a CDS encoding acetyl-CoA carboxylase carboxyltransferase subunit alpha; translated protein: MPSFLDFEKPIAELQGRIDELRDTAAEGSVDLATDIARLQAKSDKLLKDTFARLTPWQKTQVARHPERPHFKDYVAALFDEFVPLAGDRAFGDDQAIIGGFATFRGRKIMVLGHEKGDDTASRLRHNFGMGKPEGYRKAIRLVELADRFGLPIVTLVDTSGAFPGIQAEERGQAEAIARSTEACLNAGVPIVSAIVGEGGSGGAVALAAGNRVLMFEHAVYSVISPEGCASILWRTADKAPEAAEAMRITAQDLKSFGVIDDIVPEPLGGAHRDRAAAIESLADALSSALRDLAPLTPSELRKDRQAKFLKMGRL
- a CDS encoding Flp family type IVb pilin, producing MKTIRKFFKNSKGATAIEYGLIAALIAVAAIAAMQGLGTSLTKTFNNVSTKLNTSTT
- a CDS encoding Flp family type IVb pilin, which produces MSPISVATHAVIRTIARVLRENRGATAIEYGLIIALVVIAMIAGLTALADTTTGMWGNVNSKVANAH
- a CDS encoding (deoxy)nucleoside triphosphate pyrophosphohydrolase — encoded protein: MTNDPSVSGPIPAAPLLLVVAAALVDLEGRVLLQQRPEGKSLAGLWEFPGGKVEPGETPEAALIRELEEELAITVPHACLAPATFASAPLGDRHLLLLLYITRKWTGVPRALEATALRWVRPNEMHALPMPPADRPLIGLLDALI